From the Paenibacillus sp. MMS20-IR301 genome, the window TGATCAATCCGTTAAGTCAATTGCTGTTCTTTGCTATGCTGGCCAAGTATGCTTACCACAGCAGCAATCTGGCCGGTTATGTCGTGTCTAACGCTCTTCTGTTATGCGTGCTGAATGCCGTCTTCGGCATGATGACCGTCATCACCGCAGACCGCCAGATGGGTACGCTGCAGCTGGTTGTGGCAAGCCCTGCAAGCAAAGCTGCTGTATTCTTTGCCCGTTCAGTATTCCACATTCTCAGCGGCCTGTTCACGGCAGTGCTTGGTCTAGCCTTCGGTATACTGGTCTTTGGACTCAGCTTCTCCTTCGGGCAGCTGGCCTGGCTTAGCCTCGTTTGGGCTGCTTCAATATTTGCCGCCTGCGGACTGGGGTTTGTCATCTCCAGCTTTGCGCTGTGGTCGCCATCCATGCATATCTGGGCCAATCTGCTCGCAAGCTTACTGCTGCTGCTCAGCGGAGCCAGCTACCCACGGTCTCATATGCCCGGCTGGATGTACAGGCTGTCTGAATTTTTCCCGCTGACAAGAGGGGTAGAGGCAACGAAAGCGCTTGTAGCCACCGAAGGAGACAGATTTACGTCACTCCTTGCCCGGATAGCCGGCGAATGTCTGCTCGGCACCGGATTTTTCCTGCTGGGCTTGCTGCTGTTCTATTTTGCAGAATATCTGGCAAGGGTGAAGGGCTCTTTGGATATGGAATAGGGATATGCAAAAGGCCTCCATCGCTGGAGGCTTATTTGTATAATAAAGCTTATCTGCTACTCATCCTTTAACCGCCGCACATACAAAACAACAGACAATAATGTTAATAGAATTGTCCATATCAGAGTAATCAGCAGAGGTTTTACTATATCCCACGCCGTATAGCCTGTATTGCTTATCCCTAAGAAATGTACAAGCTGACTGCTAGGCACATAATCCAGCACCTTAAGGACCGGATAGTCCTTCACGAATACCGCTCCCCAAGGCGCCCCCATAAATATGGTTGCTACAGGAAGTATCGATAAAGATGATTCAAGCACGGTCTTCGAGTATAAACCGCAAATCGTCCCGGCTGCTGTATAGAGAATAATCGAAAGCAAGATAACCGCTGCAAAAACCCAAATATTAACCGGCTTATAGCCAAATATCAGCGTACTGATACCCAGAATAACCACAGACATTGCAAAGACGAGGGCACTTTTACCGGCCAGAACATCCATGGTAGTCGCCGGAGTCATCATTAACGACCGCAAGGTGTTACGTTCCTTCTCCTCTGCAATCAGGCAGGCTTGAGCGAAG encodes:
- a CDS encoding ABC transporter permease; amino-acid sequence: MNISYKRSLAIFVKDYKEFSRNYALSIMLVFPVILAVLFRGAGASLPGASGFLFNTSFVLLTCFAQACLIAEEKERNTLRSLMMTPATTMDVLAGKSALVFAMSVVILGISTLIFGYKPVNIWVFAAVILLSIILYTAAGTICGLYSKTVLESSLSILPVATIFMGAPWGAVFVKDYPVLKVLDYVPSSQLVHFLGISNTGYTAWDIVKPLLITLIWTILLTLLSVVLYVRRLKDE
- a CDS encoding ABC transporter permease; translated protein: MEAIARFYRHAHLSFKALFGWLSPGVYLMVMVINPLSQLLFFAMLAKYAYHSSNLAGYVVSNALLLCVLNAVFGMMTVITADRQMGTLQLVVASPASKAAVFFARSVFHILSGLFTAVLGLAFGILVFGLSFSFGQLAWLSLVWAASIFAACGLGFVISSFALWSPSMHIWANLLASLLLLLSGASYPRSHMPGWMYRLSEFFPLTRGVEATKALVATEGDRFTSLLARIAGECLLGTGFFLLGLLLFYFAEYLARVKGSLDME